Part of the Leishmania infantum JPCM5 genome chromosome 34 genome, cttctcccctctgcccaccacccgcctcgcTCCTCGTCAGCTGTGCTGCGCAGTGTCGACCGCCTTATCGCTCTTTCTCCCGTTCACATCCGTGTTGCCCTTGTCTGCTTTCGGCGTTGCGGATCGGCGAAAATGCAATACATAGCGAGCACTGTTTTCTACGCCGTCATTCAGTTCATCGCGTTCCTGTTGGTGCTGGTGGGTACGCCGCTCGACGTGTTTCGCGGCAATGATCCGCCGTTTTTTGAGCGGCATTTCTGCATCACCTTATGGGGCGGGAAGATAAATTGTTCTGACACCTCGTATCTCTTCACGTCGGACGAGATATGGGATGACTGCCCgggccgccgcgaccgcttCCGCGCTGCTCAGGCGTTGGCTGTCATCTCCATCTTTCTGTACGGCGCGGCGTTCGTCTTGGGCGTCCTTCTGCTGTTCTGCTGCTCGATCTTCCGCTGGGTGTGCCTGGTTCTCAACATCGTTGGCATCTTCACGTTGGGCATTGTCTGGGCGTCCATGGTGGTGACCTACTACAAGGATGAAGGCGAATCGTGCCCGAATCTTAACAGTGATTTCATCTATGGCAGTGGCTTCTACCTCTTCTTGGTGGCCTGGTGCCTGGATATCATCAACATCGCCGTCTTGCTGCTCCCGTGCCAGGAGAGGGGTTCTGCCGCGAGTGAAAAGTCCGAGCTTGAGGAGGAGCATGAgccggaggcggtgcggaTGCAGGAGCCGACACAGcaggaaggggaggaaaTGAAGTGAAGGCGGTGACGGGCAAGCTACTTCGGCTCCGCGGGCTTCTCCGTACAGACGCCATGGGGTGGGGGATCCGGCGGAGCTGATGTCTGcgcgagaagggagggaagacgCGGActctcgtcgctgcttctcgcCGGCTCACctctcgcgctgccgtctctcgcgtgtgtgcgtcctcCCACGCGCGTCTGCTTGGGGGGCTTTTCGGCTTCCTCGCGTGCAAGGTAACCTGCGCTGTGTGGTGGGCAACGCACGCCTGGCGCCGGCAGGCCCACCCACGCCccgttccccccccctgagctcctcgccctcgctgccgtgtcgGAGTCGCCCGTCTGACGCTCGCCCGGCGCTCCGTTGGCGATGTGAAGGAGCGAAGGACGACGCGGGACGGTGAcacgtgcgctgcaggcctggaaacggcggcgtggagggggagcgaaGGAGGGGCAGGTGACCGAGGTGGACACGGAGGACAAACGTGGCGGTGTGGAGAAACGGACGCCCTCGCACGGAGGACGGGAGGCGCCACGCCACGCCGCATCGATcacccgcccccgcccccctccacacccctcgacacacacgcacgcgcatatgCTGCcgtttttttcgtttctctgTTCGTGCTATCGCTTGATTTGACATTCGCATGTTTCTTTCGATTTCTCTCGttttcgtctctctccctatGCAGAGAAGAGCCGCAtggacgtgtgcgtgtgcgtgccgcccTGCCATTTTCCCGTTGTGTctccgtgccgctgccctgcACTTCGTcttccccgccccctccctgcgcgcgtgtgtgcgagggcgGCTGATCGAGGggacgacgaggtggagagcagccgcggcaccgcagcgctgggGATACATGGGCAgtgtgcaggagcagcggaggagaggcacgcacacgcactctgGCAAGGAAGTAGTGGTGCGGAGGCCGCAGGGGAATACGCAGCGGAGCGAGTGGGtacggaggcggagcggaggCGAGGCAGTGTTGCTTCTCTGTTCGCCCCGCTTGCGTTGGACTCGAGTGTGTCTGCGTATGCGCCCCCTGCGGCCCTCGGgcccctcgcctctcttgcgcgCTTCGCTTCGTTTGTTTCGTTGCTGTGGCTGTCTAACTACACTTTCGAGTCGGCCAGAGTCGCGTGTGGAGATTATTCACACCATATTACGGCATGCGGCGGCTTGAGGCGACCGAGGGAGGGGCATGGCGTGCAGGCGGAGCACAAGGTGTCagagggccctggcctgcggctggcccacctcctctctgtgCTCATGCGGCACGCACCTACACCAGCCCCTGCGGCCAGCACGGCTGAcgtcgccgcttccgccctcgaggaGGAAGCCTGGCCGTGGCCTGCCTGGACCGATGCATGCCGCCCACCCGGGTCTGCGTCTGGCGCCGCTAGCGCCGCAGGTGCCCGAGGAATGGACGAGCAAAGACAAGGCGGGCCGCTAGCGGCATGGCTCGATACCCCAGCAGACGACTTGTCTTCGCCGGCCCGGATGTAGCCGTGGTGCAACAGAGGGGCGTGTGAGCTGTGCGCGAATGCGTACATGTGCCGACTTGTCCGTCGCGGAGTAAGATTTTTATATTTGAATACGCTGTTTTTCCTGGCAAACACGCGTAGCAGAAACTAATAAGTGCAGCGGCATGGCGACGAGTATACATATACACTATACACATATGTCTATCTGTATCTAGAGCGCTGCACCGTCAATCCATCAAAACGCCACGCACTTTGTTTTCCCCGCCGACCACCGCCCCCTGTGCTCGCCCGAGCGGgcggagcgcgtgcgcgtgcgtccctctctcctcgcgcTTCCGCGTTGCTTGCTTTTTGCTTTCTG contains:
- a CDS encoding putative amastin-like surface protein yields the protein MQYIASTVFYAVIQFIAFLLVLVGTPLDVFRGNDPPFFERHFCITLWGGKINCSDTSYLFTSDEIWDDCPGRRDRFRAAQALAVISIFLYGAAFVLGVLLLFCCSIFRWVCLVLNIVGIFTLGIVWASMVVTYYKDEGESCPNLNSDFIYGSGFYLFLVAWCLDIINIAVLLLPCQERGSAASEKSELEEEHEPEAVRMQEPTQQEGEEMK